Proteins from a genomic interval of Macaca mulatta isolate MMU2019108-1 chromosome 18, T2T-MMU8v2.0, whole genome shotgun sequence:
- the LOC114677470 gene encoding L-lactate dehydrogenase B chain-like, producing the protein MATLKEKLIAPVAEEEATVPNNKITVVGVGQVGMACAISILGKSLADELALVDVLEDKLKGKMMDLQHGSLFLQTPKIVADKDYSVTANSKIVVVTAGVRQQEGESRLNLVQRNVNVFKFIIPQIVKYSPDCIIIVVSNPVDILTYVTWKLSGLPKHRVIGSGCNLDSARFRYLMAEKLGIHPSSCHGWILGEHGDSSVAVWSGVNVAGVSLQELNPEMGTDNDSENWKEVHKMVVESAYEVIKLKGYTNWAIGLSVADLIESMLKNLSRIHPVSTMVKGMYGIENEVFLSLPCILNARGLTSVINQKLKDDEVAQLKKSADTLWDIQKDLKDL; encoded by the coding sequence ATGGCAACTCTTAAGGAAAAACTCATTGCACCAGTTGCGGAAGAAGAGGCAACAGTCCCAAACAATAAGATCACTGTAGTGGGTGTTGGACAAGTTGGTATGGCGTGTGCTATCAGCATTCTGGGAAAGTCTCTGGCTGATGAACTTGCTCTTGTGGATGTTTTGGAAGATAAGCTTAAAGGAAAAATGATGGATCTGCAGCATGGGAGCTTATTTCTTCAGACGCCTAAAATTGTGGCAGATAAAGATTATTCTGTGACTGCCAATTCCAAGATTGTAGTGGTAACTGCAGGAGTCCGTCAGCAAGAAGGGGAGAGTCGGCTCAATCTGGTGCAGAGAAATGTTAATGTCTTCAAATTCATTATTCCTCAGATCGTCAAGTACAGTCCTGATTGCATCATAATTGTGGTTTCCAACCCAGTGGACATTCTTACATATGTTACCTGGAAACTAAGTGGATTGCCCAAACACCGCGTGATTGGAAGTGGATGTAATCTGGATTCTGCTAGATTTCGCTACCTTATGGCTGAAAAACTTGGCATTCATCCCAGCAGCTGCCATGGATGGATTTTGGGGGAACATGGCGACTCAAGTGTGGCTGTGTGGAGTGGTGTGAATGTGGCAGGTGTTTCTCTCCAAGAATTGAATCCAGAAATGGGAACGGACAATGATAGTGAAAATTGGAAGGAAGTGCATAAGATGGTGGTTGAAAGTGCCTATGAAGTCATCAAGCTAAAAGGATATACCAACTGGGCTATTGGATTAAGTGTGGCTGATCTTATTGAATCCATGTTGAAAAATCTATCCAGGATTCATCCCGTGTCAACAATGGTAAAGGGGATGTATGGCATCGAGAATGAAGTCTTCCTGAGCCTTCCATGTATCCTCAATGCCCGAGGATTAACCAGCGTTATCAACCAGAAGCTAAAGGATGATGAAGTTGCTCAGCTCAAGAAAAGTGCAGATACCCTGTGGGACATCCAGAAGGACCTAAAAGACCTGTGA